In Akkermansia muciniphila, the DNA window TCACCTTCGGCACGGGCAATACCTTCACGCTGGGGAACAACGCTTCCCTGACGCTGGGAGACGCCACGCATCTCATGGAGTCCTTCTCCTCCACCGTCATGGGCGGGACGAACTCCTCCCTTTCCGTCTGGCTCGGCAATACGGACGGGAGCGTCACCCTTTCTCCTGGATCCACGCTGAAGGACATCACCGTATATGGCAATTACGCCGCCAATACGGCCAGCCAGCCTGCGGCGGACACGCTCAACGGAGCAACCCTGCATATCGGCAACGGCGCCAATTTCATCATTCGCCCCGGAGCGGGAACGATTCGTCCTTCGGACCGCATCGTCGTTGAAGGCGGCATGTACGTCCTGATGAACCACAATGCCGCGGATACGGTCACGATCGCCTCCGACATCGTAGGAGGAGCGGGCGTCACCCAGAATAGTTCAATCACCTTCCGCCGCAGTGAAAACCTCAACCTGAATATCTCCGGCAACGTTGACTATGCAGGTACCATGCAGCTGGACCAGGCTTCCGGCGGTTACGGTCCCCGTGTAACCTTCCTGAACAATACGGTTAACCTGGGCGGCCTGGCCGTCAATTACTGCATCGGGGGCTTCACCCTCACCAATTCGCAGGCCACCATCGGAACCCTCAGCATGTCGAGCAACTGGGCGAGCAGTTCCATTGAGGTTAACTCCGGTTCCGTCGTCAACGCTACGAACGTGCGGCTCCTCAAGAACGGAACCCTTTCCATCAACACCGGCGCCGAGTTGAATGTCACGGGCACCAACAGCGACCACGGAACCGGCCGCAGCTTCATCGTAGACAACGGCAGCACCCTTACTCTTAACGGGGGGCTTCTTACCGGCTCCGCTGTGCTGAACCTCGGGTACAGCGGAGCGGGGACCTTCCTTGCTTCCAGCGGCACGGCCAATCTGGGCGGCCTGGACTTCTGGGCCAATGGCAACGGCGTATTCCGCGGGAAATTCCAGCTGGGCAATGCAACGGCCGGAACGGCCCGCGTCAACTTTGGCGGCAACATCGTTAACTTTGCCAGCGGCAGTGAAATTACGCTTGGCATGGGAACGCTGGGCGCCACGGCCAACTGGTCCGTGACGTACAATAACGCGTTCACTCCTTCCTATATCACGCTGGCGGCTTCCAACGGAAGTTATGTGGATACCCTGGACGCCGGGGACAAGACAACCGGAAGAACCATTACCTTTAATACCGGCCTGACCGGCAGCGGCAAGCTCACGAAGATCGGCGCCGGCACCCTGGTGCTCAATGGAGCTGCCAAGGTTCCGGTTCCCGCGGAAGGGGAAACCGCCGCCGTTCCCGGTTTCACCGGCACGGTGGAATTGAGGGAAGGCGCGCTGACCGTGAAGGACTCCAGCGTCATCGGGCAGGGGACCCTGCTTATCAACGGCGGCCTGACCGTGGCCGTGACTTCCGCAGACGGTTATTCCCTGGATGCCGGCTCTACGCTGGGAACCATCAATCTTGACGGGGGCACCGCTACCCTGGCGGCTGCTCTGACCCTGAACGGAGGCTCCCTGAGCTTTGGAGCCCTGAGCACGGATACCGCGGCATTAACCGTCAATTCAGTGGCGGGCACCGGCGCTACGGCTCTCCAGATAGGCCTTTCCTCCGTCACCGCCAATACGGAATATGCCCTTCTGCACGGAACGGGCATGACGGATACGTCCATGTTCACGCTCGGCGGCTCCGCGGCTGAACTGTACAAGGCTACATTCACCGTCAGCAATGATACGCTGTACGTCTCCCTGTCCGACAAGGACGGCCTGCTGAGATGGAAGAGCGGCAACTGGAACACGGACAGCGCCAATACCGCCTGGGATCTTGACGGCACTCCCACGGCTTACGCTGATGGACAGACCGTGTACTTCTCCGATGGTGCGGACGTGAACAAGACTGTAACGATCGTCGGGAATGTTGCTCCGGGTAAAATTAATGTTTCCGGCACGGATTTCATTTTTGCTGGTGACGGTTCCATTACCGGGGATACGACGCTGAATCTGCTGGACGGAGCTTCCCTGACCATCAACAATGCCAACTCTTACACCGGAAACACCGTGCTGTATGACGGCAGCAAGCTTGTCGTCGGCAATGCTGGCGCTCTGGGCACCAGCACCGTTCTTCTCCAGGGCAATTCCATTCTGGAACTGACCACGGGTACGTGGAACGGCCTGGGCACGCGCCTTGACGCCAGTTCCACGGGTACGCTGAAGCTGAGCGGCAATGCCTCCGGCACCACGACGGCTGCCCTGGCCGGAATCAAGTATGATGTGGGCGCGGGAACTACCCTGACGCTTTCCGCCGGAACCTACGGAAATACGATTACCGGGGCCGGTACGCTGGTGTCTGCTGTAGGGACGAATGTCCTGAATGGAAACGTCGATATTACAGGAGAATACAGGGTGCTGGCTACAAATGGCACGGCGTGCAGCTGGACGCTGGGTTCCGGTGCTTCCGTAACCGCCGGAAGTTTTATCGGCCGTTATGAGTTCAATGGAACGACGACTCTTAATATTAAGAAGGATGCCGTGATGAATATCACCGGCACCCTGCGGATTTCCCGCGACGGGAAGGGAGTCATGAACATTGAACAAGGCGGCATGGTCCTGGCCCAGACGCTTGATCTGGGGCAGAATTGGGCTGGAGCCGCTGCCAAGGGCGCCACCATTAATCTGAATGGCGGTTCCCTGCTCCTCGGCGCGGGAGGCATGACTGCTTCCGGCAATGCCAATACCATTGTCCTGAACATGAATTCCGGCACGCTGGGGACGACGGCGGCGGAAGGCTGGTCTTCCGCCTATAACATGACTCTCACGGGCAATGTAACGGTTGATACCCGCCAGTATGATGCGGGGACCAGGTCCTACAATGACCAGGCTTCCACCAATATCACTCTTGGCGGCGTTCTTTCCGGCACCGGCGGCCTGACGAAAGTGGGTTCCGGCACGCTGACCCTCTCCGGGCAGAATACCTATACGGGCTTGACGAACGTCCAGGCCGGAACGCTGGCATTCACGAATGCGAACGCCATGACCCTGGGCAGCATCTCCATGGGCGCGGGCGCCAAAATGACCACCGCCTCCGCCCTGACGCTGAACAGCGGCGCCACACTGACCTTTGACATGACGGGCGTGGTGGCAAACGGCCCGATCATCAATATCCAGGCAGGGGCCCTGGCTCTGACGGATGCCACCTGCACGCTGACCATCAACAACTATGGTGAACTGGAAGCATCCGACTACGTCCTGGCCCAGTGGGCTGCGGCGGGAAGCCTGACCACGGATTCCTTCACCTGGACGCCGGACATCACCCGGGAAGGCTTTGAATACTCCATCGTGGTGGAAAACAACCAGCTCGTGCTGAAAGTCGTGGACGTCAGCGGAGACAACGGTTTTGTCTGGAACGGCGGAACGGACCGCAAGTGGATCAACACCAACATCGACGGCTGGACCACCAAGCTGACGGGCGTGGACACGCTGAACGACCAGGAAATCTACTTCTCCGCAGCGGAAGAGGGTGAAGTGAAAGTCTCCGGAACCGTGACGCCCAAGAGCGTCGTCTTCAACAGCGGCACTTATACGCTGGTCAGTGATCCTGACAGCGCGGGCTTTATTGCGGACTCCGTGTCTCCCACCACGCTCACCGTGAACGGAACGGCCGACGTCACCCTGAACCTGGCGAATACCTACACCGGAGGCACGACGCTCAACGGAGGCACTCTCACCATCGGCGCGGACGGCGCGCTGGGTACGGCGGGTGACATCACCTTTAACGGCGGCACGCTGGCTTATGCAGACTCCGCCGCCGGTACGGACGTGACGGGATATGACGTTTCCAGCCGCGTCAAGGTTGGGGACGGAGGAGCCCTTAACGTTTCCGTAATCGGGGCAGGGGACACTGTCTCCTGGGCCGGACTGACGGCTGACGTCATGGGAGCGGGAACCACGCTGACCAAGACGGGGGACGGCACGCTGGCGCTGGGATACTCCGGGAATACCCTGGCCCACCTTACCGTGGAAGAAGGAACGCTTGCCTTCACGGGCGGCGCGACCATCGGTGTGAATCCGAATAATTCCACTATCGTCAGCGTAAGTGAAGGCGCGTCCCTGGCCCTTTCCGGCGGAACCGTCAACCTGCATGCCCAGCTCAACGGCGCGGGTACCATCACCATCGGAACGGCGGATACCGCGGGACAGGTCAACATCTCCAATACCGGGAACACCAACTTCACGGGACGCTTGGAACTGATCGGCAACGGAGAAAATATGAGCTCCAATGCCAACTGGGTGGCCTTCGGCGCAGGAAATACGCTGGGAGGGGGCACTGTCTTCATAGACGGCAAGGGCTTCTTCTTCACCGCGGGCACGACGGCCGCCAACTTTGAGATTGGTGACGCCCACGGCACAATGCAGAACGGTTCCTCCGGCGCCACGTACACCTTCACCGGGAATCTTTCCGGTTCGGGCGCATGGGGCATGGCCACGAACGTGCGGATGACCAATATCCTCACGGGCTCCCTCAAGGACTTCTCGGGAACCCTGTCCACCAATGAAACCTCCGCCAACAACAGCCGCCAGGTCTGGAACTTCGGCAACGGCGGTGCGAGCGTCACAGGCACGGGGAATACCGTCTTTGGAGACGGCGCCATCCTGGCGGGCAACACGGGCTCTACGGACGCCTCCCTGGCCGCGCAGTACAACGTCAATTACAATAACGCGGAACTGGTGCTGAATGCGCTGGTGCAGGGCAACTCCAACCTGACGCATGCGGGGACGGGCACCCTGATCCTGGATCAGGCCAATACCGCTACGGGTGCCCTCGGCATCACGAATGCCGGCGCCGTGGTCCAGCTTGGCACGGCGGACAAGGCCGGCCAGTGGGCCGGTACTGTACTGAACGGAGCGGGAACGCTGAAAATCGTTAACGGATCACTGACCTCCGCCATGACGCGTGGTGAAGGCGCCACCGCGGGCATCGTGGTGGATTCCGCCGTCAGCATCAACCTGGGCGGCACCAATGGCGACATGCTGAAGGGCATCACCCTGGCTGCCGGAGGCAAGCTTACCAACGTCTCCGGAGACATTACGGTGGGCGCGGGAGCTACGGAAACGCTGAACCTCACCCTGGGTGCGGACAACGTCAATCAGGGCGCGGCCGGTACGGCCATCATTGACCAGGGAGACGGCAAGCTCGTCATCAATGATTCCGCCACGGTCAATCTGGATATTGACGCCATTGTAAACACCCTCGTCGCCCACAAGGACGCCGGGGTGGAAAGCTGGCTGACGCTGACGACCGGAACGCTGGAATGCGCCAATCTGGGCGACATCCAGTTCAGCAAGATACTTTCCAACTACGGCATCCGCGTGACGGGCACCGACGGCGGCAGCCTGGTCCTCAGCGGCCAGGTCAGCGGCCTTTACATGGTGGA includes these proteins:
- a CDS encoding beta strand repeat-containing protein: MTLTGNVTVDTRQYDAGTRSYNDQASTNITLGGVLSGTGGLTKVGSGTLTLSGQNTYTGLTNVQAGTLAFTNANAMTLGSISMGAGAKMTTASALTLNSGATLTFDMTGVVANGPIINIQAGALALTDATCTLTINNYGELEASDYVLAQWAAAGSLTTDSFTWTPDITREGFEYSIVVENNQLVLKVVDVSGDNGFVWNGGTDRKWINTNIDGWTTKLTGVDTLNDQEIYFSAAEEGEVKVSGTVTPKSVVFNSGTYTLVSDPDSAGFIADSVSPTTLTVNGTADVTLNLANTYTGGTTLNGGTLTIGADGALGTAGDITFNGGTLAYADSAAGTDVTGYDVSSRVKVGDGGALNVSVIGAGDTVSWAGLTADVMGAGTTLTKTGDGTLALGYSGNTLAHLTVEEGTLAFTGGATIGVNPNNSTIVSVSEGASLALSGGTVNLHAQLNGAGTITIGTADTAGQVNISNTGNTNFTGRLELIGNGENMSSNANWVAFGAGNTLGGGTVFIDGKGFFFTAGTTAANFEIGDAHGTMQNGSSGATYTFTGNLSGSGAWGMATNVRMTNILTGSLKDFSGTLSTNETSANNSRQVWNFGNGGASVTGTGNTVFGDGAILAGNTGSTDASLAAQYNVNYNNAELVLNALVQGNSNLTHAGTGTLILDQANTATGALGITNAGAVVQLGTADKAGQWAGTVLNGAGTLKIVNGSLTSAMTRGEGATAGIVVDSAVSINLGGTNGDMLKGITLAAGGKLTNVSGDITVGAGATETLNLTLGADNVNQGAAGTAIIDQGDGKLVINDSATVNLDIDAIVNTLVAHKDAGVESWLTLTTGTLECANLGDIQFSKILSNYGIRVTGTDGGSLVLSGQVSGLYMVDGTASSDPDTVTNYGTLGMYAGVVIAQDKTLTVQLAGAPGDTDGDGAVINNLLGATGSTLKVENTNADGGNAVVILNNERLETGLPAPDDYAGADSIMGGSIVGENGVTFIKQNTGKLTVNGSFVTDTLRMEGGTLTLNGDGSSFNHVVLAGTAEGVVLDVNRNTVMGDLTDSGEGADLNIGSGATLTINDASSLSASTIQGSGTLALHDTLALSGTAALQGGILLDLVKDDDSTGTLDLGSTTGNTVAGISGQGTLKSNGGALAVNTGNSGSGSVFSGTLEGRGQLNISGNAGQTLDNVITAAGSNWAINNTGRLNIKMGGTVEDPRANTALTLSSLTLGDGSSTNLTFNTDYAGPIISVTGNISISQGAEITLSSTGKNELTLGADGSYTLMHADGTIDLGGSDRLAILLDPSSSAFKKFENDAYLVMENGNLVLVATASKDNKYARLADTVNSRAGAELLWNLPGDLAADSILKKVDDAVGALTSSNPSEAKRVMAAVAGSTVNALGTAQKDALRDQMGWIRNRTTLMGVNPAYINEDLPYFHMWMEGTGSYAKLDTKGDESGYQLTTWGGTVGMDVDLSDHFTMGAAFTANYGDLTASAADTADGHLDSYYANLFGRYQSKRWADFFHQAPTVPSLLGPVRFLVSLNLASG